Within the Alteromonas sp. M12 genome, the region AAGGTTTCTTGGGGCTCTAACCCTATCTGCTCTAACATTACTCTCCCAGACTCATTGTGTACACTGACAATAAAATCATCTTCGTCAGTAACAGCAAAGAACAATGTATCTTGTTGACCTAAACGTCTTTTCATCAATACATGGGCAACTAAATTTTGCTGTAAACGCTCAAAATCTTCGTCGTTCCACGGCATCAACAATTGCAAGTTTCCCCGTGCCGTTTTAGCATTTAGATTATCACTCCAAAAGCAGGTATAGTACTCCTTAAGTTGTTCATCCATCTTAATTTCAAGGGCTTGCTCAAAGTGCTCGAAGTGCTTTTGACTTGTTTGTTTGACGGGTATCCAAGGAACCCATTCATCTTGCTCACCGGTTTGTTGATAGCATTTTGATGGCCAATTTTCATCATACTGAATAACTAACGGGTGCTGATTGCGTTGATGACAATCGACATATTCAGAAACAAAATTTTGTAGTGCCGAATCAATGCTCACAGACTACACTTCCTTATATTTAAATTTAAGATGACTTGAAACAATCAAGGTGAATACCAATTATCTGCGATAATACGCAAACAAAACCGGTCAAAAGTACAGATACCTAAGATAAATCAACACTTAAGGTATACTGCAGAAGTATTGTATAACGAGAAGGCTAAATGACAAATAAAACCGATGAGATACGTAATTCGTCTCCGGCACTAGAAAACCTTACATTAGGTAAGACAGTAGAATATGTGCAAACCTATTCCCCCGATTTACTTCAGGCAGTTCCGCGCAGTCTAAGCCGGCAAGCAATTGGTTTAACCGATAAACTGCCATTTAGCGGCGAAGATATCTGGAACGGTTATGAGCTTTCATGGCTTAATCTGCGAGGTAAACCCCAAGTCGCAATCATGCAATGTATCGTTCCTTGTGACTCGCCAAATCTAATTGAATCAAAAAGCTTCAAATTATATCTAAACAGTTTCAACCAATCTAAAGTTGAGTCAGTTGAACAGTTAACTCAAACTTTGCAGTCTGATTTGTCAAACTGCGCTGGAAAACCGGTTCAGATAAAAGTGATTTTACCCAAGGATTTCGCAGCCCAGAAAATCCAAGAAATGGCTGGCCAAAATATTGATGACCAAGATTTAGAGTTTACCGATTATCAATTAGATGCCTCGGCATTGAAGGTAACCGCTAAGCAAGTTAGTGAAACCTTGTACAGTAACTTACTAAAATCCAATTGTTTGATCACCAATCAACCCGATTGGGGAAGTATCATGATACGTTACACTGGTGCACAAATAGACCAAGAATCACTTCTGCGTTACCTCATCTCATTTCGCATGCATAATGAGTTTCATGAACAATGTGTAGAACGAATTTTTCGCGATATTAAACACTTTTGCGAACCATCTAAATTGACAGTTTATGCGCGATACACCCGTCGTGGTGGGCTCGACATTAATCCTTTTAGAAGTGACTTCGAATCGGCTTACAGCATTTCAAGACAAGCGCGTCAGTAAGAAATTAAAATAGGACAATCTATGCTTTCAATACAATTAAACCCAGTTGGGCCCCTAAGCCAACTGTCACAGTACGAAGTAGATAGACTCAAACAATCGGTAAACAGTGATCTGTATAGACTTTTTAGAAACTGTTGTTTAGCTGTATTGAATTCAGGTGTAGAAGAAGACAATTCCGAGCAACTTTTTTCACCCTACGAGAACTTTGAAGTCAACCTAATCAGGCGCGAACGCGGAGTTAAAATTGAATTAGTCAATCCACCAGCAGTGGCATTCGTGGACGGACAATTAATTAAAGGTGTTCATGAACATTTATTTGCCGTGCTCAGAGATATTCTGCACATGGGAGTGAAATATAAGCTTGATGAAGTTCATGAATCCCAATCGCGAGATTTAACCGATTTAGTGTTTGACATGTTACGCCACGCAGAAGTCATTAAAGTGGGCAGCGATCCTAATATGGTTGTGTGCTGGGGCGGTCATTCAATTGGCGAAGTCGAGTACAAATACACCAAAGAAGTGGGATACCAGCTTGGCCTACGAGAAATGAATATTTGCACCGGCTGTGGTCCAGGGGCGATGAAAGGCCCGATGAAAGGCGCCGCAATTGGACACGCCAAACAACGCTACAAAACCGGCCGTTACTTAGGTATGACAGAGCCATCCATTATTGCCGCAGAGCCGCCCAATGCTATCGTCAACGAACTGGTTATCATGCCTGATATTGAAAAACGTCTGGAAGCATTTGTGCGTGTTGCCCACGCTATTGTGATTTTCCCTGGCGGCGTAGGGACAGCAGAAGAATTGTTATATCTGCTCGGTGTGCTTCTAAATGAAGATAATCGAGAGCAAATTGTCCCAATCATTCTAACTGGACCTGCCCATTGTAAAGACTACTTTGAATCAATCGACAAGTTTGTGGGTGCCACCTTGGGACCAGAAGCACAAGCTCTATATGAAATTATTGTTGATGATGCCGTGAAGGTCGCGCAAAAAATAAAAAGCAAACAATTAGAAGTACGTGCACACAGACGCAATACTGGTGATTCATATTTGTTTAATTGGCTATTAAAAATTGAACCGGAATTTCAAAAACCCTTCGAGCCGACTCATCAAAGCATGCAAGAACTGAATTTGCATTTTTCTCAACCCAAAGCCGAACTTGCTGCCGCACTGCGCAAAGCATTTTCAGGAATTGTGGCGGGAAATGTGAAATCAGAAGGGATTAAACAAATAAGACAACATGGACCGTTTAAAATTAACGGCGATCCTAAATTAATGAGTATGCTAGACACCCTATTGCAATCATTTGTAAAACAGCAACGAATGAAGTTACCCGGCAGTGAATATAGCCCGTGTTACCAAGTAATAACCTAAGTTAAGCCATCCGTTTTTCACGTTTAGTGGCCTTTATTCATCGCCGCATTTTGATTAAAATGAGGATAATTGAGTTTGAGAAAAGTTTATGAATAGTAAAGTAATACAACGTATCGGAATTGGCGTATTTATCTACGTATCGCTAGTTGTAATGCTGATATTGTTTAATCCAGATGATACATCCAGTATGGGATGGGAAGATCGTCAGGAGTACAATAAGGTCCAGTTGACCAAAATTAAAATAGGCGACCTTAGATCAGGGATCGTCGAATTATTAGGGCCACCAGACATTAGTGAAGCCAAACTGGTGGGAGATACCCAATTACAGGTCATGTTTTACCGCACGACTTGGAACCAATCGGATGGCATAACCACCCAAGACGAATGTACCCCACTTTTGTTTGAAGATGAAAAGTTAATTGCCTGGGGCGAAGGCACGTATCAAAGTTACTTAAAACTCTAGTGGCTTTTATGCATTTATTAGTGTTTGTTAATTAATGCCAACGCAGAGCTTGTTAAAAGCATTCGGGCAGGTTTCCACGGTACTTGAAGAAGTGCGACAAAACCCCGTTGGACCTGAGCAAATTAAACGCATTGTCAAAGTTTCTGAATACTTTTTATCTGCATTTAAACTCTCGCCTGATGTTTTTGTCGCCCAACCGCTTCTGTACAAATCTAGAAGTGGTTTTTTAAATAATCTAACGTTTAACACCCTAGTCTATTGTGCACTCATTTGTAACCGAGCACGCATCAACGACTTATGCTGCCAACAATTATTGAGTTGCATACTCACTCTTTATTGTGAACGTCAGGAAGATCTACAAGGGTTTTATCAACAAAACCAACGGCCTTCCCACCACCGGAAAAGCGTTCGACTATTGCAAATTCTTAACAGAGCTAATCTACAAACTTGGATGGATGGGTATCAAGTCTACAAATACCTTTTTTCTAAATTTGAAAATAACCGGAGTTGGCCAAAAGATCTGACTAAAAACCAACAGGTTATTTTGTTGGCCCATCAACTTGCAACGCAAGTTACTCCCAGTGAGGTAAAAAAGCCGGTGCATTTCTCCAGTGCAATCCGAAAACTGACTCAAACCTGTCCAGAGAGTTACTTGAATAGCTTAAATGGATTGCTCCAATATCCAACGCTGATTTGTCCCGGCACGCTAGTAAAGCTTGATCAACAGCAGCCTGCGGTTGTGTTGAGTGTATCTGAAGATAAAGTACTGGTAATTGTGATTAATTCAAAAGGAGATGAGAAAGCCCAATTGAAGCGCGTATTTAACGACAATATTCAACGGGTATCAGCGACACAAACAGTGACTGGCTTTAGTCAAATTCAGCGATGGTGGGATATCAATTGGCAAATTGAAAAAAGCGATTGTATCTACCCAATAGAAGATAACTTCCCATTAGACAAACCGCCTACATTATTGCTGGAAGTTCAAAAGCACCTTAATAGCGGTTCAGTGGATATCGACAAATTAGCATTGCAAATTAGTTCCGAGCCCGCCTTTGCTGATTACCTAAAACAAACAGCGACAATTTCGAATAGAAATAAGCTACCAGTGCAACAGGTAAAGCATGGTTTAATGATGCACGGTTACGTGAAAGCAAATTCAATGCTTATTCAACAAGCTTTGTTATTGAGATTGAATCAAAGTCATTTCCCCTTGCAACAAAACTTTACGCAATTTATTCGATTGGCCTGTCAAATTGCAGCCAACCTCAGCGCACAAAATCAACATGTATCTTCAGAGGAAGCATCAACATTGTTGTGTTTTGCCTGCAGTGGCTTATTCACCCAACCAGCACTAAAAACCCGTACTCAATGGACTCGGCGTCAAGAGCGCCAACAAGACATTAGCTATTTATTCGATTTTCGTAATCCCGAAACGTTACGCAATCACAGCCTAAAGTTATGCCAAGCTTGGCAACAACCCACTTTATACAGTGATGCAATAATGGCAAATAGTCAGGATTCCGATGAACTGTCGAAAAATCCGATTCTTAACACATTGACAGTAACACTAGGTTTGAGTGTTCTATTAGCCAGACGACTGTATTTTTCCGAACACCAATTAAATGATGTATCGCAACGTTTTTATACTAACAGCTTAAGGTTTTTAAAATTAAATGAACAAAAAGTTAGTGAATTGTTAGCTAACTCACTACAACAAAGTCACAGTTACTGCGCTTTACCTTAAAATTCAAAAAATCTGCTGGAATAACGGTGAAATGGCGGTAATACGTGGAAAATTAACTGAAAAAATGGTATAAATCCGCCCCTAAATTTCAGTCTAGACGCCGGTTAAATACCCAGCCCTCAAAGTGTAAAATAGGAATTCATCATGACACAACAACGTATTACCGTTATCAAAGGCGATGGTATCGGACCTGATATCGTCGATTCTGCCCTACAGATATTAGAAAAAGTTGGCTGCGACTTTGCGTATGATTTTGCCGATGCAGGTTTAATGGCGCTGGAGAATCACGGCGAACTGTTACCGCAAGAGACTTTAGATCTTATTGAAAAGAACAAAGTTGCGTTAAAAGGTCCACTGACAACGCCAGTGGGAGAAGGCTTTACGTCTATTAACGTTAGCTTGCGTAAAAAGTTCCAGATGTACGCAAACGTTCGTCCAGTTTTGTCTTTTAAAGGTACCAAAGCACGTTACGAAGACATTGATATCATTACCGTCAGAGAAAATACTGAAGGAATGTACTCAGGCTTAGGGCAAGTGGTTTCAGACGACGGCACAGAAGCCGAAGCAAAGAGTATCATTACGCGCAAAGGCGCAGAACGTATTATCACATTCGCTTACGAGTTAGCTCGCCGCGAAGGACGTAAAAAAGTTACTGCAGTACACAAAGCGAATATTTTAAAATCAACATCAGGTTTGTTTTTAAAAGTAGCCAGAGAAATAGCCGATAAATATCCCGATATCGAGTCAACAGAGATGATCGTTGACAATGCGTGTATGCAATTGGTTATGAACCCACATCAATTTGATGTCATGGTAACCACCAACTTGTTTGGTGATATTCTATCCGACCTGTGTGCAGGCCTCGTGGGCGGTTTAGGTATGGCACCAGGTGCAAACATAGGTTCAGACTGTGCCATTTTTGAAGCGGTACATGGCTCAGCACCAGATATTGCAGGTAAAAACCTAGCGAATCCAACCTCTGTTATTCTTGCCTCAGTACAAATGCTTGAATATTTACAGATGGGTGATAAAGCTGAAAAAATCCGTAATGCCCTCAAAGACGTTATCGAATCTGGTGATCGCACCACACGAGATCTGGGCGGCCAGCACGGCACCACAGACTTTACTCAAGCGGTATTAGATAGACTTTAAACACTTATTTATGGTGAATTTGAAAGCTGGAACTTTTCCAGCTTTTTTTTCGCCTATCCTCATTCATATAAAAACTAGACTTTACATGTATTCAAAGCCGGACTAATTTTAAATCGTGCAAATTAAGCACTAACGGATTAAAAATGAACACGGAGAATCTATATGAAAAAGTTCTTACCTACTTTAGTAGTTGCTTGTGCAGTCTTTTTAGCAAGCAGCCCACTAACCATTCAAGCGAAAAGTTTAAATCAAAAAGTTGAAACTGCGAAGACTCAGTTACAAACTCAGTCAACACCTATCAATTTAAATACAGCAACAGCCGACGATTTAGAAGCCTTACCTGGTATTGGTTCAAAAAAAGCGCAAGACATAGTCGCTTATAGAAAAGCCAATGGCAGCTTCAAGCGTGTGGAAGATATCACCAACGTTAAAGGCATTGGGAATCGAATGTTAGAGAAATTGAAAACATCTATTTCGGTGAAATAAAAAAAATGGCGCCAAATTGGCGCCATTATTAAGTTATTTCAGTATTATTTAATCGTCTCTTTCAGAAACTCAAGAAACTCATCTTTAATTTCTTCGTGGCGCAGGCCGTATTCGATATTGGCTTTCATATAACCTAACTTACTTCCACAATCATGGCTTTTACCGGTCATGTAATATGCATCAACCTGTTCTTTTTCCATCATGGTATCAATGGCATCAGTGAGTTGAATTTCATCGCCAGCACCTGGCTGAGTTTTTTCCAATTCATCCCAAATACTTTCAGATAAAACATAACGACCAACAACAGCTAAATTAGAAGGCGCTTCTTCCAAAGGTGGCTTTTCTACCATCTTATGGATTTTAGCTGACTCACCTTCACCTAGCTCTTTTCCAGCTAAATCAACCACACCGTATTTATGAACCTGATCATCAGGCACCGCTTCCACCATGATTTGACTTACCTGACTGGTATTAAAAGTAGCCACCATATCAGCCAAGTTATCTTTCTTCGGATTACATGCGGCATCGTCAATGATGACATCAGGTAAGACAACAGCAAAAGGGTTGTCGCCTATCATTGGACGGGCACATAGAATAGCGTGGCCCAAGCCTTTCGCTACGCCTTGACGCACATGCATAATGGTTACATCTTTAGGGCAGATAGCTTGCACCGCTTCGAGCAATTGGCGTTTAACACGTTTTTCTAATGTGGCTTCCAATTCGAAACTGGTATCGAAATGGTTTTCGATACTGTTTTTACTCGCATGAGTTACTAATATAATTTCTTTCAAACCTGCGGCAACACATTCCCCAACCACGTACTGAATCAGTGGTTTATCGACTACTGGCAACATTTCCTTTGGAATAGCTTTTGTTGCTGGTAACATCCTCGTCCCCAGTCCTGCAACTGGAATGACTGCTTTTTTAACCTGACTCATATTAACGTTCCTTTATTGATAATCCACGACCTATGGCGTAGTAATGCAATCCGTATTCCTGCATTAACGAAGGTTCAAATAAATTTCGTCCATCAAATAACAATGGCTCAGATAACGACTGTTTTATTAGCTCAAAATCAGGTGCTCTAAACGCCTGCCACTCTGTACAAATAACCAAGAAATCAGCACCTTTAAGTGCGGCTTCTTTAGTACCTGTTAAACTCAAATCATCACGTACACCGTAAATACGCTGTGTCTCTTCCATCGCTTCAGGGTCGTAGGCTTGTACCTTTGCGCCAGCTTCCCATAGATTTTCCATCAAAACACGACTAGACGCTTCGCGCATATCATCTGTATTGGGTTTGAACGACAACCCCCAAATGGCGACAGTTTTGCCTTTCAAATCATTGTTGAAATGACGGCAGATATATTCGAATAACTTTTCTTTTTGTTTGTAATTAACCGCTTCAACCGACTCAAGAATCTTGGCGGTGTAACCAGCCTCACTTGCACTACGAGCGAGCGCTTGCACATCTTTGGGGAAACACGAACCACCATAACCACAACCAGGATAAATAAACTGATAGCCAATTCGTGGATCAGAACCTATGCCCAGTCGCACATTTTCAATGTCAGCACCAAACACCTCGGCTAAATTAGCCATTTCATTCATAAAGCTGATTTTAGTAGCCAACATGCAGTTAGCAGCATATTTGGTCAATTCAGCACTACGAATATCCATCACAATAATCTTGTCATGGTTGCGATTAAATGGTGCATAAAGCTCTCTTAGCTTTTTTTCTGCACCATCACTGTCAGTACCGATAATAATACGGTCCGGTCGCATACAATCATTGACTGCAGCGCCCTCTTTTAAAAATTCTGGGTTTGAAACCACATCGAAAGGAATTGATTTGCCAAGAGCTTCTTGGACTTCAGCAATTTTAGCTTTCACTTTATCCGCAGTACCAACAGGAACCGTTGATTTGTTAATCACAATTTTATGTTGATTCATAGCTTCAGAAATCGTTTTCGCTACCGCAAGCACATATTTTAAATCTGCAGAGCCATCTTCATCAGGAGGCGTACCTACGGCAATGAAAATCACATCACCATGCTCTACCCCTGCTTTGGCATCAGTGGTAAATTTAACTCTTCCAGCTTCAAAATTAGACTTAAC harbors:
- the syd gene encoding SecY-interacting protein, whose amino-acid sequence is MSIDSALQNFVSEYVDCHQRNQHPLVIQYDENWPSKCYQQTGEQDEWVPWIPVKQTSQKHFEHFEQALEIKMDEQLKEYYTCFWSDNLNAKTARGNLQLLMPWNDEDFERLQQNLVAHVLMKRRLGQQDTLFFAVTDEDDFIVSVHNESGRVMLEQIGLEPQETLADSLIEFIQQLSPRL
- the queF gene encoding NADPH-dependent 7-cyano-7-deazaguanine reductase QueF (Catalyzes the NADPH-dependent reduction of 7-cyano-7-deazaguanine (preQ0) to 7-aminomethyl-7-deazaguanine (preQ1) in queuosine biosynthesis), with the protein product MTNKTDEIRNSSPALENLTLGKTVEYVQTYSPDLLQAVPRSLSRQAIGLTDKLPFSGEDIWNGYELSWLNLRGKPQVAIMQCIVPCDSPNLIESKSFKLYLNSFNQSKVESVEQLTQTLQSDLSNCAGKPVQIKVILPKDFAAQKIQEMAGQNIDDQDLEFTDYQLDASALKVTAKQVSETLYSNLLKSNCLITNQPDWGSIMIRYTGAQIDQESLLRYLISFRMHNEFHEQCVERIFRDIKHFCEPSKLTVYARYTRRGGLDINPFRSDFESAYSISRQARQ
- the ppnN gene encoding nucleotide 5'-monophosphate nucleosidase PpnN; amino-acid sequence: MLSIQLNPVGPLSQLSQYEVDRLKQSVNSDLYRLFRNCCLAVLNSGVEEDNSEQLFSPYENFEVNLIRRERGVKIELVNPPAVAFVDGQLIKGVHEHLFAVLRDILHMGVKYKLDEVHESQSRDLTDLVFDMLRHAEVIKVGSDPNMVVCWGGHSIGEVEYKYTKEVGYQLGLREMNICTGCGPGAMKGPMKGAAIGHAKQRYKTGRYLGMTEPSIIAAEPPNAIVNELVIMPDIEKRLEAFVRVAHAIVIFPGGVGTAEELLYLLGVLLNEDNREQIVPIILTGPAHCKDYFESIDKFVGATLGPEAQALYEIIVDDAVKVAQKIKSKQLEVRAHRRNTGDSYLFNWLLKIEPEFQKPFEPTHQSMQELNLHFSQPKAELAAALRKAFSGIVAGNVKSEGIKQIRQHGPFKINGDPKLMSMLDTLLQSFVKQQRMKLPGSEYSPCYQVIT
- a CDS encoding DUF3192 domain-containing protein, producing the protein MNSKVIQRIGIGVFIYVSLVVMLILFNPDDTSSMGWEDRQEYNKVQLTKIKIGDLRSGIVELLGPPDISEAKLVGDTQLQVMFYRTTWNQSDGITTQDECTPLLFEDEKLIAWGEGTYQSYLKL
- a CDS encoding isocitrate dehydrogenase; translation: MTQQRITVIKGDGIGPDIVDSALQILEKVGCDFAYDFADAGLMALENHGELLPQETLDLIEKNKVALKGPLTTPVGEGFTSINVSLRKKFQMYANVRPVLSFKGTKARYEDIDIITVRENTEGMYSGLGQVVSDDGTEAEAKSIITRKGAERIITFAYELARREGRKKVTAVHKANILKSTSGLFLKVAREIADKYPDIESTEMIVDNACMQLVMNPHQFDVMVTTNLFGDILSDLCAGLVGGLGMAPGANIGSDCAIFEAVHGSAPDIAGKNLANPTSVILASVQMLEYLQMGDKAEKIRNALKDVIESGDRTTRDLGGQHGTTDFTQAVLDRL
- a CDS encoding ComEA family DNA-binding protein, with amino-acid sequence MKKFLPTLVVACAVFLASSPLTIQAKSLNQKVETAKTQLQTQSTPINLNTATADDLEALPGIGSKKAQDIVAYRKANGSFKRVEDITNVKGIGNRMLEKLKTSISVK
- the galU gene encoding UTP--glucose-1-phosphate uridylyltransferase GalU, encoding MSQVKKAVIPVAGLGTRMLPATKAIPKEMLPVVDKPLIQYVVGECVAAGLKEIILVTHASKNSIENHFDTSFELEATLEKRVKRQLLEAVQAICPKDVTIMHVRQGVAKGLGHAILCARPMIGDNPFAVVLPDVIIDDAACNPKKDNLADMVATFNTSQVSQIMVEAVPDDQVHKYGVVDLAGKELGEGESAKIHKMVEKPPLEEAPSNLAVVGRYVLSESIWDELEKTQPGAGDEIQLTDAIDTMMEKEQVDAYYMTGKSHDCGSKLGYMKANIEYGLRHEEIKDEFLEFLKETIK
- a CDS encoding UDP-glucose/GDP-mannose dehydrogenase family protein gives rise to the protein MKVTVFGIGYVGLVQAAVLAEVGHQVVCVDVDQNKVDNLEKGIIPIFEPGLTPLVKSNFEAGRVKFTTDAKAGVEHGDVIFIAVGTPPDEDGSADLKYVLAVAKTISEAMNQHKIVINKSTVPVGTADKVKAKIAEVQEALGKSIPFDVVSNPEFLKEGAAVNDCMRPDRIIIGTDSDGAEKKLRELYAPFNRNHDKIIVMDIRSAELTKYAANCMLATKISFMNEMANLAEVFGADIENVRLGIGSDPRIGYQFIYPGCGYGGSCFPKDVQALARSASEAGYTAKILESVEAVNYKQKEKLFEYICRHFNNDLKGKTVAIWGLSFKPNTDDMREASSRVLMENLWEAGAKVQAYDPEAMEETQRIYGVRDDLSLTGTKEAALKGADFLVICTEWQAFRAPDFELIKQSLSEPLLFDGRNLFEPSLMQEYGLHYYAIGRGLSIKER